One genomic region from Sorangium aterium encodes:
- a CDS encoding MFS transporter, protein MPPPIPSEHRPSPRAISLYYFGIFAVLGVYLPLFPSWLEARGIRGLAMGAIAATLPAMGLVAPPVFGLIADALGVRVWLLRAACAGAFVVFALLALSSALGVSLGFGGLFVAALAFAFFRSPMFMMADVVAVEASASSGIAYGRLRLWGSISFALMAIASGALVDPARPAAFPSTIAASLLIAFAISWALPARGEAPFRRSALRDGAADAAGAARSPAAEGEGAAGAARSPAAEGSVRQRARALLQSHDFRLFLAASFLAQSATSSYDLCYTLHLRDIGFPESLVGVAWAVGVAGEIALMAFSGPLLKRFAPPTVLAFAFAGASLRWALLSYVRFWPALLAIQPLHAVSFGMMWVASLAYTRDRSPPQILATAQGLFTASAGAGSVVGMLVWGELYKHGGGTLTFGVASITALIAFVLAVTFARSTRPTRPTRRSPSGGSIFSVSSRCQE, encoded by the coding sequence ATGCCACCTCCCATCCCTTCAGAGCACAGGCCGTCGCCGCGGGCGATCTCGCTTTACTACTTCGGCATCTTCGCCGTCCTCGGCGTGTACCTGCCGCTGTTCCCGAGCTGGCTGGAGGCGCGCGGGATCCGCGGTCTCGCGATGGGGGCGATCGCGGCGACGCTCCCAGCGATGGGCCTCGTCGCGCCGCCGGTGTTCGGCTTGATCGCCGACGCGCTCGGCGTGCGGGTGTGGCTGCTCAGGGCAGCCTGCGCCGGCGCCTTCGTCGTGTTCGCGCTGCTCGCGCTGTCGTCGGCGCTCGGCGTGTCGCTCGGCTTCGGCGGCCTCTTCGTCGCGGCGCTCGCGTTCGCGTTCTTTCGATCGCCGATGTTCATGATGGCCGACGTCGTCGCGGTGGAGGCGTCGGCGAGCTCCGGCATCGCCTACGGCAGGCTCAGGCTCTGGGGCTCGATCAGCTTCGCGCTGATGGCGATCGCCAGCGGAGCCCTCGTCGATCCGGCGCGGCCGGCCGCGTTTCCCAGCACGATCGCTGCCTCCCTGCTGATCGCGTTCGCCATCTCGTGGGCCCTTCCGGCGCGCGGCGAGGCGCCCTTCCGCCGGTCCGCGCTGCGCGACGGAGCGGCCGACGCCGCCGGCGCTGCGCGCTCTCCGGCCGCCGAAGGCGAAGGCGCTGCCGGCGCTGCGCGCTCTCCGGCCGCCGAAGGCTCCGTGCGGCAGCGCGCCCGTGCCCTCCTCCAGAGCCACGATTTCCGCCTGTTCCTCGCGGCGTCGTTCCTGGCTCAGAGCGCCACCTCTTCGTACGATCTCTGTTACACGCTGCACCTGCGCGACATCGGTTTCCCCGAGTCGCTCGTGGGGGTCGCGTGGGCCGTCGGCGTCGCCGGCGAGATCGCGCTCATGGCGTTCTCCGGCCCCCTGCTCAAGCGGTTCGCTCCGCCCACGGTGCTCGCGTTCGCCTTCGCGGGCGCCTCGCTCCGCTGGGCGCTGCTCTCGTATGTGCGCTTCTGGCCCGCCCTGCTGGCCATCCAGCCGCTCCACGCGGTCTCGTTCGGCATGATGTGGGTCGCGTCGCTCGCCTACACGCGGGATCGCTCCCCGCCTCAGATCCTCGCCACGGCGCAGGGGCTCTTTACTGCCAGCGCTGGCGCTGGATCCGTCGTCGGGATGCTCGTCTGGGGGGAGCTCTACAAGCACGGGGGCGGCACCCTCACTTTTGGGGTCGCCTCGATCACGGCGTTGATAGCGTTCGTCCTGGCTGTGACCTTCGCGCGATCAACGCGCCCAACGCGACCGACGCGGCGTTCACCGTCAGGGGGCTCGATTTTCTCTGTCAGCTCCCGGTGCCAGGAGTAA
- the glmS gene encoding glutamine--fructose-6-phosphate transaminase (isomerizing), with protein MCGIVGYVGSKKAAPIIVEGLRKLEYRGYDSAGIAIHDGKGIEIVRTLGKLIKLSEALEKRTLDGTTGIGHTRWATHGRPSEVNAHPHSAGPVAVVHNGIIENHVAVRQQLESQGVKFLSDTDTEIVAHLVHRELQKGAKSLFEAVRGALRQVHGAYAIAVLSRDEPDVIVAARYGSPLVVGAGEDEMLCGSDIPALLAHTRDMIFLEDGDIVELRASGVRIETVAGGEKVERRVKRIDWSPVQAERGGYKHFMLKEIHEQPDVVEATLRGRIDLAAGDVHATEMGVTPEFARELRRVYIVACGTSHHAGIAGRYWIEQLARVPTVVELASEVRYREPIFFPDDLVIAISQSGETADTIAALKAAKAQGAKVLALCNVLDSAIPRLSDGALYTHAGPEIGVASTKAFTTQLAALLLLAVYLGRRRDSLSAERGREILQALWEIPSHMREVLGDADYVHAIAKRLVHAKDVLFLGRGLGFPIALEGALKLKEISYAHAEGYAAGEMKHGPIALIDEALPVIVVCPRDAHYDKTFSNLQEVRAREGQVVAIATKGDESILEIAQHHVWIPKVPDEVGPLLTVLPLQLIAYYVANLKGNDVDQPRNLAKTVTVE; from the coding sequence ATGTGCGGGATCGTCGGATACGTTGGGTCAAAAAAGGCGGCGCCGATCATCGTCGAAGGGCTGCGGAAGCTGGAGTATCGAGGCTACGACTCGGCCGGCATCGCCATTCATGACGGTAAGGGCATCGAGATCGTCCGGACGCTCGGCAAGCTGATCAAGCTCAGCGAGGCGCTCGAGAAGCGGACCCTCGACGGTACGACCGGCATCGGCCACACGCGGTGGGCGACGCACGGCCGCCCGAGCGAGGTGAACGCGCACCCGCACTCCGCGGGCCCGGTCGCCGTCGTGCACAACGGCATCATCGAGAACCACGTGGCCGTCCGGCAGCAGCTGGAGAGCCAGGGGGTCAAGTTCCTCTCCGACACGGACACCGAGATCGTCGCTCACCTCGTCCACCGCGAGCTCCAGAAGGGCGCGAAGTCGCTCTTCGAGGCCGTGCGCGGCGCGCTCCGGCAGGTCCACGGCGCCTACGCCATCGCGGTCCTCTCGCGCGATGAGCCCGACGTCATCGTCGCCGCCCGGTACGGCTCGCCGCTCGTCGTCGGCGCTGGCGAGGACGAGATGCTGTGCGGCAGCGACATCCCGGCGCTGCTCGCGCACACCCGCGACATGATCTTCCTCGAGGACGGCGACATCGTCGAGCTGCGCGCGAGCGGCGTCCGCATCGAGACCGTGGCCGGGGGCGAGAAGGTCGAGCGGCGCGTGAAGCGCATCGACTGGAGCCCCGTCCAGGCGGAGCGCGGCGGCTACAAGCACTTCATGCTGAAGGAGATCCACGAGCAGCCCGACGTCGTCGAGGCCACGCTGCGCGGCAGGATCGATCTCGCCGCGGGCGACGTGCACGCGACCGAGATGGGGGTCACGCCCGAGTTCGCGAGGGAGCTGCGCCGCGTCTACATCGTCGCGTGCGGCACGAGCCACCACGCCGGCATCGCCGGGCGCTACTGGATCGAGCAGCTCGCCAGGGTCCCCACGGTCGTCGAGCTCGCGAGCGAGGTCCGCTACCGCGAGCCGATCTTCTTCCCCGACGATCTCGTGATCGCCATCAGCCAGTCGGGCGAGACCGCCGACACGATCGCGGCGCTCAAGGCGGCGAAGGCGCAGGGCGCCAAGGTGCTGGCGCTCTGCAACGTGCTCGACAGCGCCATCCCGCGCCTCTCCGACGGCGCGCTCTACACGCACGCGGGCCCCGAGATCGGCGTCGCCTCGACCAAGGCGTTCACCACGCAGCTCGCCGCGCTGCTCCTGCTCGCCGTCTATCTCGGCCGCCGCCGCGACTCGCTGTCGGCGGAGCGCGGGCGCGAGATCCTCCAGGCCCTCTGGGAGATCCCGAGCCACATGCGCGAGGTGCTCGGCGACGCCGACTACGTGCACGCGATCGCGAAGCGCCTCGTCCACGCGAAGGACGTCCTGTTCCTCGGGCGCGGCCTCGGCTTCCCCATCGCGCTCGAGGGTGCGCTCAAGCTCAAGGAGATCTCGTACGCGCACGCCGAGGGCTACGCGGCCGGCGAGATGAAGCACGGGCCGATCGCCCTCATCGACGAGGCGCTCCCCGTGATCGTCGTCTGCCCGCGCGACGCGCACTACGACAAGACGTTCTCCAACCTGCAGGAGGTCCGGGCGCGCGAGGGGCAGGTCGTCGCGATCGCCACGAAGGGCGACGAGTCGATCCTCGAGATCGCTCAGCACCACGTCTGGATCCCCAAGGTGCCGGACGAGGTCGGGCCGCTCCTTACCGTGCTCCCGCTCCAGCTCATCGCCTATTACGTCGCCAACCTGAAGGGCAACGACGTCGATCAGCCGCGCAACCTCGCGAAGACGGTCACCGTCGAGTAA
- a CDS encoding sensor histidine kinase, with protein MRIPGRTERRVVAAILVTALIPLVASIVVARTVIARVSATAFQPEFGVHLDRALGVYAELAAAIKQGMRSEADAIVAADPLRESAFRGDAQRLDGELTRIIAAHPALVSLRVERCGGDLVGARERGRPVDPAHEKTLTVRKAIARAPGHAAEPGDPAPDDGGCDGDERTLVATFAAPSARFDELDAAQAFAQAYHALEREHRKEYLDESYGDAFAALLGATILLAILAGVLVARPVVDRIARLAAATRPVAEGDLSVRVGLQGDDEVADLGRAFDRMLEELEGSRARIEFLKRMGEWQKMARHLAHEIKNPLTPIQLAVEECHRRYAGSDPRYQRLLQTTLEVVEEEVGTLRRLVGEFSNFARLPRAELEPSDLAEFLREQGERFAAVEEAGREHASDEVLLGRVDLEFDVPDVLMPAALDREMLRRALGNIVRNAAQALRDAQRAMPGGAARERPGAGAWGRVRVSARSEGQSYLIAIDDDGPGIDPAVRDSVFDPYVTTRYDGTGLGLSIVKKIVVDHGGTIDVLESPLGGARFIIRLPRAGTPAARAALGAAAFSEGDRAPASEGAAPARPAARGGQAPRGAG; from the coding sequence ATGCGCATCCCCGGCAGGACGGAGCGGCGGGTCGTCGCGGCCATCCTCGTGACCGCCCTGATCCCGCTCGTCGCCAGCATCGTGGTCGCCAGGACGGTGATCGCGCGGGTGTCGGCGACGGCGTTCCAGCCGGAGTTCGGCGTCCACCTGGACAGGGCGCTCGGCGTGTACGCCGAGCTGGCCGCCGCCATCAAGCAGGGCATGCGCTCCGAGGCCGACGCGATCGTCGCGGCGGACCCGCTGCGCGAGAGCGCCTTCAGGGGCGACGCGCAGCGCCTCGATGGCGAGCTCACGCGCATCATCGCGGCTCACCCCGCGCTGGTCTCGCTCCGCGTCGAGCGCTGCGGCGGCGATCTCGTCGGAGCGCGCGAGCGCGGCCGCCCGGTGGATCCGGCGCACGAGAAGACGCTCACGGTCCGGAAGGCCATCGCGCGCGCGCCCGGCCACGCCGCGGAGCCCGGCGATCCCGCGCCCGACGACGGCGGCTGCGACGGCGACGAGCGGACCCTCGTCGCGACGTTCGCCGCGCCGAGCGCGCGCTTCGACGAGCTCGACGCGGCGCAGGCGTTCGCGCAGGCGTACCACGCCCTCGAGCGGGAGCACCGGAAGGAGTACCTCGACGAGAGCTACGGCGACGCCTTCGCCGCCCTGCTCGGCGCGACGATCCTCCTCGCGATCCTCGCGGGCGTGCTCGTGGCGCGCCCCGTGGTCGACCGCATCGCGCGGCTCGCCGCGGCGACCCGGCCCGTCGCGGAGGGCGACCTCTCGGTGCGCGTGGGGCTGCAGGGCGACGACGAGGTCGCCGATCTCGGCCGCGCCTTCGATCGCATGCTCGAGGAGCTCGAGGGCAGCCGCGCGCGGATCGAGTTCCTCAAGCGCATGGGCGAGTGGCAGAAGATGGCCCGGCACCTCGCGCACGAGATCAAGAACCCGCTGACCCCGATCCAGCTCGCCGTCGAGGAGTGCCACCGCCGCTATGCGGGCAGCGATCCGAGGTACCAGCGATTGCTCCAGACGACGCTGGAGGTCGTCGAGGAGGAGGTCGGCACCCTGCGCCGCCTCGTCGGCGAGTTCTCCAATTTCGCGCGGCTCCCGCGGGCAGAGCTCGAACCCTCGGATCTCGCGGAGTTCCTGCGCGAGCAGGGCGAGCGCTTCGCCGCGGTCGAGGAGGCGGGGCGCGAGCACGCCTCGGACGAGGTGCTGCTCGGGCGCGTCGATCTCGAGTTCGACGTGCCGGATGTCCTGATGCCGGCCGCGCTCGATCGCGAGATGCTCCGGCGCGCCCTCGGCAACATCGTGCGCAACGCGGCGCAGGCGCTGCGCGACGCGCAGCGGGCGATGCCCGGCGGAGCAGCCCGAGAGCGCCCGGGCGCCGGTGCGTGGGGCAGGGTTCGCGTCTCGGCGCGGAGCGAGGGGCAGAGCTACCTCATCGCGATCGACGACGACGGCCCGGGCATCGATCCCGCCGTGCGGGACTCGGTGTTCGATCCGTACGTCACGACGAGGTACGACGGCACGGGGCTCGGCCTGAGCATCGTGAAGAAGATCGTGGTCGATCACGGCGGCACCATCGACGTGCTCGAGTCCCCGCTCGGAGGCGCGCGTTTCATCATCCGGCTCCCGCGCGCAGGCACGCCGGCGGCGCGCGCCGCGCTCGGGGCCGCGGCCTTCTCCGAAGGCGATCGCGCGCCTGCGTCCGAGGGCGCCGCGCCGGCGCGGCCAGCCGCTCGCGGCGGGCAGGCGCCGCGCGGGGCGGGGTAG
- the rplM gene encoding 50S ribosomal protein L13, protein MNPQPKSFSAKPAEARNERTWWVIDAEGKPLGRLASRIATVLRGKNKPTFTPHVDTGDFVIVVNAKKILLTGRKLQQKNYVRHSGEPGGFRSESYGHLLERKPELPIQKAVKGMLPKNVLGRELLTKLKVYAGPDHPHAAQKPQPLSYS, encoded by the coding sequence ATGAATCCTCAGCCCAAGTCCTTTTCCGCCAAGCCTGCGGAGGCCCGCAACGAGCGTACGTGGTGGGTGATCGACGCGGAAGGCAAGCCCCTCGGCCGCCTTGCCAGCCGCATCGCCACGGTGCTCCGCGGCAAGAACAAGCCCACGTTCACGCCGCACGTCGACACCGGCGACTTCGTGATCGTCGTGAACGCCAAGAAGATCCTTCTGACGGGCCGCAAGCTCCAGCAGAAGAACTACGTGCGGCACAGCGGCGAGCCGGGCGGCTTCCGCTCCGAGTCGTACGGTCACCTGCTCGAGCGCAAGCCGGAGCTCCCCATCCAGAAGGCCGTGAAGGGCATGCTCCCGAAGAACGTGCTCGGGCGCGAGCTCCTCACCAAGCTCAAGGTCTACGCCGGTCCCGATCACCCCCACGCGGCGCAGAAGCCGCAGCCCCTTAGCTACAGCTGA
- the rpsI gene encoding 30S ribosomal protein S9 produces MTETRTYATGKRKTAVARVFLSPGTGNIKVNQRPADDYFVRETSRMVMRQSLELLELLDQFDVNATVVGGGHSAQAEAMRHGIARALCELDPERRSSLKRAGFLTRDARKKERKKYGQPGARKRFQYSKR; encoded by the coding sequence ATGACGGAAACGAGAACGTACGCCACTGGTAAGCGTAAGACCGCCGTTGCGCGGGTCTTCCTCTCGCCGGGCACCGGCAACATCAAGGTGAACCAGAGGCCCGCTGACGATTACTTCGTCCGCGAGACCTCGCGCATGGTGATGCGTCAATCGCTCGAGTTGCTCGAGCTGCTCGATCAGTTCGACGTGAACGCGACCGTGGTCGGCGGCGGCCACAGCGCGCAGGCCGAGGCGATGCGGCACGGCATCGCGCGCGCCCTCTGCGAGCTCGATCCGGAGCGCAGGTCGTCGCTCAAGCGCGCGGGCTTCCTCACGCGCGACGCGCGCAAGAAGGAGCGCAAGAAGTACGGCCAGCCCGGCGCCCGCAAGCGCTTCCAGTACTCGAAGCGTTAA
- a CDS encoding M23 family metallopeptidase, with the protein MPSAVPQNPLEASGAPDAEDRARERSGKTGSAAEPAAAVPQDAPRAEPGAAVPQDAPRAEIVRIGAAEDVADDALDLPGRPATPPLTAPLQGGSRRGEGAPAAPWSRGNDPRARAASTWPQLPPPSSRGRSSAPWSRGSDPRVQPLRTPSLMDGGPHTGPGSTDGPRLPPGLGRPPPGPHLSPRMTAVFGGIFGLATLTSLIALLIQGVPVRDERALVAASPATSAAGTDEAAKPSSMSEVKTKQRTPLPGPWRISELGKDPSVLLVSDVMDRRSFIAALDEKGVPKAQIYRIMKAFDGLRKFDKCGRKDRFTVAMDRSTRRVRAFEYEVSASEIYQARDDAAGRLAGAALDMKIAEEEVVASFYVGKDLANAIRAGGLEPGVLDVIDDALNGRLSTESFEEGGTVRLIAIEETALGMFSRYKKVIALEYRPPDPAEKPVRIYDFKGQEARGTFDERGRQPHAGGWRAPVPGAPVTSKFNPQRMHPVLKKRMPHNGTDFGAPMGTPVYSAYRGMVDWVGPAGPSGNLVTVAHANGVTTGYAHLSRYAPGIKAGMKVGTHQLVGYVGSTGRSTGPHLHFSAKRDGKYFDAESLQLDGERVMPGVDRAAFAATKEALDKRLDAIPLPEPPPEPVKPEAAEPPSPPPAATSSEPAAAAAPDVGPSGPTEQEARPPEGAGDDEGELIEGADLKSPPEAM; encoded by the coding sequence GTGCCGAGTGCAGTACCCCAGAACCCGCTCGAGGCCTCCGGAGCGCCGGACGCCGAGGACCGCGCCAGGGAGCGGAGCGGAAAGACCGGCAGCGCGGCGGAGCCCGCCGCCGCTGTCCCGCAGGACGCGCCGCGCGCGGAGCCCGGCGCCGCCGTCCCGCAGGACGCGCCGCGCGCGGAGATCGTGCGCATCGGCGCGGCCGAGGACGTCGCGGACGACGCGCTCGACCTCCCGGGCAGACCAGCCACGCCGCCGCTGACCGCTCCGCTGCAGGGGGGCAGCCGGCGGGGCGAGGGCGCGCCGGCCGCTCCCTGGTCGCGCGGCAACGATCCGCGCGCGCGCGCGGCATCGACGTGGCCGCAGCTCCCTCCTCCTTCTTCTCGCGGGCGCTCATCGGCGCCCTGGTCGCGCGGCAGCGATCCGCGCGTGCAGCCCCTGCGGACGCCGTCGCTCATGGACGGCGGACCCCACACTGGCCCCGGTTCGACGGACGGCCCGCGGCTCCCACCCGGCCTCGGCCGGCCCCCTCCAGGACCGCACCTGTCGCCGCGCATGACCGCGGTCTTCGGCGGTATTTTCGGCCTCGCGACGCTCACCTCGCTCATCGCGCTGCTGATCCAGGGCGTCCCGGTGCGCGACGAGCGCGCGCTGGTCGCGGCGAGCCCGGCGACCTCGGCAGCAGGTACGGATGAGGCCGCCAAGCCTTCCTCCATGTCCGAGGTGAAGACCAAGCAGCGCACGCCGTTGCCCGGCCCGTGGCGGATCTCCGAGCTCGGGAAGGATCCTTCCGTGCTCCTGGTGAGCGACGTGATGGACCGCAGGTCGTTCATCGCGGCCCTCGACGAGAAGGGCGTACCGAAGGCGCAGATCTACCGGATCATGAAGGCCTTCGACGGGCTGCGGAAGTTCGACAAGTGCGGCCGCAAGGACCGGTTCACGGTCGCGATGGATCGCTCCACGCGCCGCGTCCGCGCCTTCGAGTACGAGGTCTCGGCGAGCGAGATCTACCAGGCGAGGGACGACGCGGCCGGGCGGCTCGCGGGCGCCGCGCTCGACATGAAGATCGCCGAGGAGGAGGTCGTCGCCTCCTTCTACGTGGGAAAGGATCTCGCCAACGCGATCCGGGCAGGGGGCCTGGAGCCCGGCGTGCTCGACGTGATCGACGACGCGCTGAACGGGCGCCTCTCGACGGAGAGCTTCGAGGAGGGGGGCACGGTCCGGCTGATCGCCATCGAGGAGACGGCGCTCGGGATGTTCTCCCGGTACAAGAAGGTCATCGCGCTCGAGTACCGGCCCCCGGATCCCGCGGAGAAGCCGGTGCGCATCTACGATTTCAAGGGGCAGGAGGCTCGCGGCACGTTCGATGAGCGCGGCCGGCAGCCGCACGCCGGCGGCTGGCGCGCGCCGGTCCCGGGCGCCCCCGTGACGTCGAAGTTCAACCCGCAGCGAATGCACCCGGTGCTGAAGAAGAGGATGCCCCACAACGGGACGGACTTCGGCGCACCGATGGGAACGCCGGTGTACTCGGCGTATCGCGGCATGGTCGACTGGGTCGGTCCGGCGGGTCCGAGCGGCAACCTCGTCACGGTGGCGCACGCGAACGGGGTCACCACCGGCTATGCGCACCTGTCGAGGTATGCCCCCGGCATCAAGGCCGGCATGAAGGTGGGTACCCACCAGCTCGTCGGCTACGTCGGGTCGACGGGCCGCTCGACGGGCCCTCACCTTCACTTCAGCGCGAAGAGGGACGGCAAGTACTTCGATGCCGAGTCGCTCCAGCTCGACGGAGAGCGCGTGATGCCCGGCGTCGATCGCGCGGCGTTCGCCGCGACGAAGGAAGCGCTCGACAAGCGGCTCGACGCCATTCCGCTGCCCGAGCCGCCGCCCGAACCGGTGAAGCCCGAAGCGGCAGAGCCTCCCTCGCCGCCGCCCGCGGCCACCAGCAGCGAGCCGGCGGCCGCCGCGGCACCGGATGTCGGGCCGAGCGGACCGACCGAGCAAGAAGCGCGGCCGCCGGAAGGCGCCGGGGACGACGAGGGCGAGCTCATCGAAGGCGCCGATCTCAAGAGCCCGCCGGAAGCGATGTGA
- a CDS encoding tetratricopeptide repeat protein: MDDRLKQLLVLGREHYERREYDLAEHALRQIIEKTDRFADVYNMLGVILHERGDFLAAEAHFERAVQLNEHYTEALLNLAVTYNDLGKYEAARQVYSRIRRGEGEGGILDPFARGKIANMHADLAQAYADVGCAQEAIAELTRAVALCPTFVDLQLRLGTMYRDAGNLELAREHYAAARDANPKYAPARVLLGVALLSLGAPDQASAEWREALAIDPDNRTAKMYLRTLEAQRSGRTAAAESGDPAPAAAAGGTWDALDEATPTTVSDILSKTTADAAGETDRAAREGKP, translated from the coding sequence ATGGACGACCGGCTGAAGCAACTTCTGGTTCTCGGCAGGGAGCACTACGAGCGGCGCGAGTACGATCTCGCCGAGCACGCCCTGCGACAGATCATCGAGAAGACCGACCGCTTCGCGGACGTCTACAACATGCTCGGTGTCATTCTCCACGAACGCGGTGATTTCCTCGCGGCCGAGGCCCACTTCGAGCGCGCGGTGCAGCTCAACGAGCACTACACGGAAGCGCTGCTGAACCTCGCCGTCACCTACAACGACCTCGGCAAATACGAGGCCGCGCGGCAGGTCTACTCTCGCATCCGCCGCGGCGAGGGGGAAGGCGGCATCCTCGACCCGTTCGCGCGCGGCAAGATCGCCAACATGCACGCCGATCTCGCGCAGGCCTATGCCGACGTCGGTTGCGCGCAGGAAGCGATCGCCGAGCTCACGCGGGCCGTGGCGCTGTGTCCGACGTTCGTGGATCTTCAGCTGCGCCTCGGGACGATGTACCGCGACGCCGGGAATCTGGAGCTCGCTCGCGAGCATTACGCCGCCGCGCGCGACGCGAACCCGAAGTACGCACCAGCGCGCGTGCTGCTCGGGGTCGCGCTGCTCTCCCTCGGCGCGCCCGATCAGGCGAGCGCCGAGTGGCGCGAGGCGCTCGCGATCGATCCCGACAACAGGACGGCGAAGATGTACCTCCGCACGCTGGAGGCGCAGCGGAGCGGGCGCACTGCGGCCGCTGAGTCAGGCGATCCGGCGCCGGCCGCCGCGGCGGGTGGCACGTGGGACGCGCTCGACGAGGCGACACCCACGACCGTGAGCGACATCCTCTCCAAGACGACGGCCGATGCAGCGGGTGAGACGGATCGTGCTGCACGGGAAGGCAAACCCTGA
- a CDS encoding DUF2062 domain-containing protein, giving the protein MAKYSLLREEARRAWRELRGSELSAGRTAVAVAIGLFIGSQPIFGCHTPLVLLLCLWFRLDAAIAWVAANISNPLFAPALLTAEVQVGAYLRTGRWLRLYEKMSWAQALSDFPEYMFLGAPVVGLALAALGGGLIFVLVTLKRRRAPLQQSSRMEPYRLPGDAPPWVHAVERVAGRYSPPEGATPAQRTRFHYVRFKLLGDPIARLIADIAGDRPGALGEVLDIGTGAGQLPILLLELGRAERARGFDWDRAKIEDARRAAGGGSGAPLPRSSESPGAQRAAHAAPPLDAEFWCADAREAELGTADTVLLIDLLHYFRVEEQDAIVRRAAAAVRPGGRLLVREADTERGLRSSITLLEERVFTALRFNRGERVRFRPAREIAALLEQLGFSCETMPAWGKTPFSNVLIVGSRAQR; this is encoded by the coding sequence TTGGCGAAATACTCTCTCCTCCGAGAGGAGGCGCGCCGCGCGTGGCGTGAGCTCCGTGGCAGCGAGCTCTCCGCCGGCCGGACCGCCGTGGCGGTGGCGATCGGCCTGTTCATCGGATCGCAGCCGATCTTCGGCTGCCACACGCCGCTCGTGCTCCTCCTCTGTCTGTGGTTCCGCCTGGATGCAGCGATTGCCTGGGTCGCTGCGAACATCTCCAACCCCTTGTTCGCGCCAGCGCTGCTCACGGCCGAGGTCCAGGTCGGCGCGTACCTCCGCACGGGTCGCTGGCTGCGCCTCTACGAAAAGATGAGCTGGGCGCAAGCGCTTTCGGACTTCCCCGAGTACATGTTCCTCGGCGCCCCGGTGGTCGGGCTCGCGCTCGCGGCGCTCGGCGGCGGCCTGATCTTCGTCCTCGTCACGCTGAAGCGGCGCCGAGCTCCCCTGCAGCAGAGCAGCAGGATGGAGCCGTATCGGCTCCCCGGGGATGCACCGCCGTGGGTTCACGCGGTCGAGCGCGTCGCCGGGAGGTACAGCCCGCCTGAGGGCGCCACGCCGGCGCAGCGTACCCGCTTTCACTATGTCCGCTTCAAGCTGCTCGGCGACCCCATCGCCCGGTTGATTGCCGACATCGCTGGCGACCGCCCCGGCGCGCTCGGGGAGGTCCTCGATATCGGGACCGGGGCTGGCCAGCTGCCGATTCTCCTGCTCGAGCTGGGGAGGGCCGAGCGCGCGCGTGGGTTCGACTGGGACCGAGCCAAGATAGAGGACGCCCGGCGCGCGGCCGGCGGGGGCTCCGGCGCACCTCTCCCGCGCTCGTCCGAGTCGCCCGGCGCGCAGCGCGCGGCCCACGCCGCCCCTCCGCTGGACGCCGAGTTCTGGTGCGCCGATGCGCGCGAGGCCGAGCTCGGAACTGCAGACACCGTGCTGCTCATCGACCTGCTCCACTACTTCCGCGTGGAAGAGCAGGACGCGATCGTGCGGCGGGCGGCGGCCGCGGTTCGTCCGGGCGGGCGCCTGCTCGTCCGCGAGGCGGACACCGAGCGCGGCTTGAGGAGCTCGATCACGCTCCTTGAGGAGCGCGTTTTCACCGCGCTTCGATTCAACCGGGGCGAGCGTGTGCGCTTCCGTCCTGCCCGAGAGATCGCGGCGCTCCTCGAGCAGCTCGGCTTCTCCTGCGAGACGATGCCCGCCTGGGGGAAAACGCCCTTCTCGAATGTCCTCATCGTCGGGAGCCGAGCCCAGCGCTGA